A single region of the Sulfurospirillum arsenophilum NBRC 109478 genome encodes:
- a CDS encoding ATP-binding SpoIIE family protein phosphatase: MFHEKEDLEKAFNKELFVIKNDLYYQQIDLNKNGKKELLRVDISYIPHSTLSGDTYSLRKTNDGRLVGFIADAMGKGLSAAMSAMAITRFLNYFFDELEEEEGFVFDVWINKTLKFLQKNLFDEEIMSIVLVEYDIHASVVKYASCGMPAFFIISEKGEVQSIRSNNPPLSIFTDTVRVDTLPSISIAKMLCYSDGLSESLIRGGKLYASCLKEDFIDSICVKDFRDKVSARIGKGDDDLTYIYIQKLEISKDFKVLRVPSTYEAIDEALQTVANYLRADHVDSKTSSQIMLTFSELLLNALEHGSFGVDKARKNYLIEQNLFDDEMMRLEKLYCSKKIKIVYGIIPSGKRELFEATISDQGDGFDTMVLKNIVINAEKFNGRGFVIIRKLLDHFYFNKKGNAITIQKFITPVLEL; this comes from the coding sequence ATGTTCCATGAAAAAGAAGATCTTGAAAAAGCGTTTAACAAAGAGCTTTTTGTCATCAAAAACGACCTTTACTATCAGCAGATTGATCTGAACAAAAATGGCAAAAAAGAACTTTTGCGTGTGGATATCTCTTACATACCGCACAGTACACTCAGTGGTGACACCTATTCACTGCGTAAAACAAACGATGGAAGACTTGTTGGGTTTATCGCCGATGCGATGGGCAAAGGGCTTTCTGCGGCAATGAGCGCCATGGCGATTACCCGCTTTTTGAACTACTTTTTCGATGAACTCGAAGAGGAAGAGGGTTTTGTGTTTGATGTATGGATCAACAAAACGCTCAAATTTTTGCAGAAAAACCTCTTTGATGAAGAGATCATGAGCATCGTTTTGGTGGAGTATGATATTCACGCATCGGTTGTCAAATATGCCTCGTGTGGTATGCCAGCTTTTTTTATCATTAGTGAAAAGGGCGAGGTTCAATCCATTCGGAGTAACAACCCACCGCTGAGTATTTTTACAGACACAGTACGTGTCGATACGCTTCCCTCTATTTCGATTGCTAAGATGCTTTGTTACAGTGATGGACTCAGTGAAAGTCTTATTCGTGGTGGGAAACTTTATGCTTCGTGTTTAAAAGAAGATTTTATTGATTCGATTTGTGTCAAAGATTTTCGTGACAAAGTGAGTGCTCGTATTGGCAAGGGCGATGATGATTTGACATACATCTATATACAAAAACTAGAAATATCCAAAGACTTTAAAGTATTACGTGTTCCAAGTACTTACGAAGCCATTGATGAGGCGTTGCAAACGGTTGCGAACTATCTTAGAGCTGATCATGTTGATAGCAAAACATCGAGTCAGATTATGCTGACATTCTCCGAGCTTCTTTTAAATGCTTTAGAACATGGTAGTTTTGGAGTCGATAAAGCGCGGAAGAATTACCTGATAGAGCAGAATTTATTTGATGATGAGATGATGCGCCTTGAAAAACTGTATTGTAGTAAAAAAATCAAGATCGTCTATGGCATCATTCCCTCTGGTAAGCGAGAACTTTTCGAAGCAACCATCAGCGATCAAGGTGATGGGTTTGATACGATGGTGCTGAAAAATATTGTCATTAATGCTGAAAAGTTTAATGGCAGGGGTTTTGTGATTATTCGCAAACTCCTAGACCACTTCTATTTTAATAAAAAAGGCAATGCCATAACCATTCAAAAATTTATTACGCCTGTCTTAGAGCTGTAG
- a CDS encoding ATP-binding protein, producing MQTLQALYETPFKNSLFLDRKIIISHKKTILYGPRKSGKSHLIIDHLSHYEKGSYLYIDFSDDRIEPHLVAEHLPLFVQKNRIKLLVIEHFDFSFALPNVDEILIATSFTCKTLQGYDALTLYPLDFEEFISFDKKHSNIEHLFNLFTNHGTFPQIVQSVEQDDQRQMQMMLHLILNDTTTFLIYKRFCELQSTKVSLFQIYNYLKAFTKISKDKLYAITADLIDQKLLFFVEKYSQPSSAKKVYPIDFALKDALTFKKDFLKRFENMVFLELIKRGKNVFYEEGIDFYLPDESLAILCVGFATTEAIEIKLQKLLPTFWALHVKRIEVVTLSSESAKDIDGFSFSIAPFWEWSLQL from the coding sequence ATGCAAACACTTCAAGCGCTTTATGAAACTCCATTTAAAAATAGTCTTTTTTTGGATCGAAAAATAATCATTTCTCATAAAAAAACGATCCTTTATGGTCCTCGCAAAAGTGGTAAAAGTCATCTGATTATTGATCATTTGAGCCATTATGAAAAAGGAAGTTATCTTTACATTGATTTTTCAGATGATAGAATTGAGCCTCATTTAGTTGCGGAGCATTTGCCACTTTTTGTGCAAAAAAATCGTATTAAACTGCTGGTAATAGAGCATTTTGATTTCTCATTTGCATTGCCTAACGTGGATGAAATTCTCATCGCTACCAGCTTTACATGTAAAACACTTCAGGGCTATGATGCGCTTACACTTTATCCTCTTGATTTTGAAGAATTTATCTCATTTGATAAAAAACACTCCAACATTGAGCATCTTTTTAACCTTTTTACCAACCACGGTACATTCCCACAAATCGTGCAAAGTGTTGAACAAGACGATCAAAGGCAGATGCAAATGATGTTGCATCTTATATTAAATGATACCACGACTTTTTTAATCTATAAGCGTTTTTGTGAGCTTCAAAGTACCAAAGTCTCTTTATTTCAGATTTACAATTATCTTAAGGCATTTACGAAAATCTCCAAAGACAAGCTTTATGCCATCACAGCTGATCTCATCGATCAAAAACTCCTCTTCTTTGTGGAAAAATACAGTCAACCCAGTTCCGCTAAAAAAGTCTACCCGATTGATTTTGCCCTTAAAGATGCACTCACCTTCAAAAAAGACTTTTTGAAACGTTTTGAAAATATGGTTTTTTTAGAACTCATCAAACGAGGTAAAAACGTTTTTTACGAAGAGGGAATTGATTTTTATCTGCCCGATGAGTCGCTCGCCATTTTATGTGTTGGCTTTGCGACCACAGAAGCCATTGAGATAAAACTTCAAAAGCTTCTACCTACTTTTTGGGCTTTACATGTAAAGCGTATTGAGGTTGTAACGCTGAGCAGTGAGAGTGCCAAAGACATTGATGGCTTTAGCTTCTCTATCGCTCCTTTTTGGGAGTGGTCGCTACAGCTCTAA
- the rpsJ gene encoding 30S ribosomal protein S10 — protein sequence MEKIRLKLKAYDHRVLDRSVAAIVEAVKRTGAEIVGPIPMPTKIKRYTVLRSPHVNKSSREQFEMRIHARMIDIVSATTDTVDSLMKLDLAPEVNVEVRAMGK from the coding sequence ATGGAAAAAATTAGACTTAAACTCAAGGCGTATGACCATAGAGTTTTAGACAGATCTGTTGCAGCTATCGTCGAAGCTGTCAAACGAACTGGAGCCGAAATTGTCGGACCAATTCCTATGCCTACAAAAATCAAGCGCTATACAGTGCTTAGATCTCCGCACGTAAACAAATCTTCAAGAGAGCAATTTGAGATGAGAATCCATGCACGTATGATCGACATCGTGTCTGCGACTACGGATACAGTTGATTCACTCATGAAACTTGACCTCGCTCCAGAAGTCAATGTTGAAGTTAGAGCTATGGGTAAATAA
- the rplC gene encoding 50S ribosomal protein L3, with protein sequence MEYIIEKIGMSRTIAVPSVPVTLLRVLEAKVCEVNADKRALVSYVSGKKMNKAIVGQQKKYNLSAAFNRFVTLDVANAEAGDLDTAPLGEAKTLKVSLNTKGRGFAGVIKRHNFQGGPGGHGSRFHRAPGSIGNCEWPGRVQKGKKMPGHYGNTQVTVKNEIVSFDAQNGILAVKGSVPGANGSLGKARIVK encoded by the coding sequence ATGGAATATATTATTGAAAAAATCGGCATGAGCCGAACAATCGCAGTACCAAGCGTTCCGGTCACTTTACTCAGAGTTTTAGAAGCAAAGGTATGTGAAGTCAACGCTGACAAACGTGCTTTAGTTTCGTATGTTAGTGGCAAAAAAATGAACAAAGCTATTGTAGGTCAGCAAAAAAAGTATAACCTTTCTGCTGCATTCAATCGTTTTGTGACACTTGATGTTGCAAATGCAGAAGCTGGGGATTTAGATACAGCACCTTTGGGTGAAGCAAAAACACTTAAAGTGTCTTTGAATACTAAGGGTAGAGGTTTTGCTGGTGTTATTAAACGCCACAATTTCCAAGGTGGTCCTGGTGGACATGGTAGTCGTTTTCACAGAGCTCCTGGTTCAATCGGTAACTGTGAATGGCCTGGTCGTGTTCAAAAAGGCAAAAAAATGCCTGGTCACTATGGTAACACTCAAGTTACAGTAAAAAATGAGATCGTTTCATTTGACGCGCAAAATGGTATCTTAGCTGTTAAAGGCTCAGTTCCAGGTGCAAATGGATCATTAGGTAAAGCAAGGATTGTTAAATGA
- the rplD gene encoding 50S ribosomal protein L4 — MSSAIVLNEKLENVGALALPASFEEIHSHNLYLYVKSYQAALRSNTANTKTKGEVSGGGKKPWAQKGRGGARAGSRRSPVWVGGGAAFGPKANKNYDLKVNKKQKKLALEFALNEKAANNALFVVDSLSVESGKTKDASKIMKTLGTRDALIVKELVDEKTLLAFRNIQNCYLVESNELNAYLATAFYAVIIEKSVLETITKEG; from the coding sequence ATGAGTAGCGCAATCGTATTAAATGAAAAATTAGAAAATGTTGGTGCATTGGCTCTTCCTGCAAGTTTTGAAGAGATCCATTCACATAACCTATATCTTTATGTCAAATCATACCAAGCTGCGCTTCGTTCAAACACTGCGAACACCAAAACAAAAGGTGAAGTAAGCGGTGGTGGTAAAAAACCTTGGGCTCAAAAAGGTCGAGGTGGTGCACGTGCTGGTAGTAGAAGAAGTCCAGTATGGGTTGGCGGTGGTGCTGCATTTGGCCCAAAAGCTAACAAAAATTATGATTTAAAAGTTAACAAAAAACAGAAAAAACTAGCACTTGAATTCGCATTGAATGAAAAAGCTGCTAATAACGCACTTTTTGTTGTTGATTCTTTGAGCGTTGAATCTGGTAAAACCAAAGACGCATCAAAAATCATGAAAACACTTGGTACAAGAGATGCATTAATCGTTAAAGAATTGGTCGATGAAAAAACATTGTTAGCATTTAGAAATATTCAAAATTGCTACCTTGTTGAATCAAATGAGCTTAATGCGTATTTAGCAACTGCGTTCTATGCGGTAATCATAGAAAAATCAGTGCTTGAAACAATCACAAAAGAGGGCTAA
- a CDS encoding 50S ribosomal protein L23 produces MADITDIKAILYTEKSLSLQENGTVVIQTSVRMTKNGLKEVLKQYFGFTPLKINSLRVMGKVKKFKGIEGKRNDFKKFYVQLPEGAKLENVEA; encoded by the coding sequence ATGGCTGATATTACTGATATTAAGGCAATCCTTTATACTGAAAAGAGCTTGAGCCTTCAAGAGAATGGTACAGTTGTTATCCAAACTTCAGTAAGAATGACAAAAAATGGTTTAAAAGAAGTATTAAAACAATACTTTGGTTTCACTCCATTAAAAATCAATTCTCTTAGAGTTATGGGAAAAGTTAAGAAGTTTAAAGGCATTGAAGGCAAACGTAATGATTTTAAAAAGTTTTATGTTCAGTTGCCAGAGGGCGCTAAACTAGAGAATGTGGAGGCGTAA
- the rplB gene encoding 50S ribosomal protein L2, protein MAIKSFKPYTPSRRFLTGLDSSDITAKASVPSLLVKVAATAGRNNNGRITSRHKEAGAKKLYRIIDFKRTKFDIEGTVAAIEYDPNRNCRIALINYVDGDKRYILQPSGLKVGDKVQAAESGLDIKPGNAMKLKSIPVGTILHNVELKPGKGGQMARSAGGYAQLMGKETQYVMVRLPSGEMRKILAECMATVGVVGNEDWANVVIGKAGRNRHRGIRPQTRGSAMNPVDHPHGGGEGKTNSGRHPVTPWGQPTKGRKTRKKKASDKLIISRRKGK, encoded by the coding sequence ATGGCAATAAAATCATTTAAACCATATACCCCGAGTCGTAGATTTTTAACAGGACTTGATTCAAGTGACATTACTGCAAAAGCTAGTGTTCCTTCACTCCTTGTTAAAGTTGCTGCAACTGCTGGTAGAAATAACAATGGTAGAATCACTTCTCGTCATAAAGAAGCGGGCGCTAAAAAGCTTTACAGAATTATTGATTTCAAAAGAACAAAATTTGATATCGAAGGTACTGTTGCTGCTATTGAATATGATCCAAACAGAAACTGTAGAATTGCGCTTATCAATTATGTCGATGGTGACAAAAGATATATTCTTCAACCATCAGGCTTAAAAGTAGGCGATAAAGTTCAAGCAGCTGAAAGCGGACTGGATATTAAACCAGGTAACGCAATGAAATTAAAAAGCATCCCTGTAGGTACTATCTTACACAATGTTGAACTTAAACCGGGTAAAGGCGGACAAATGGCACGTAGTGCTGGTGGTTACGCTCAACTTATGGGTAAAGAGACTCAATATGTTATGGTAAGACTTCCAAGTGGTGAGATGAGAAAAATATTGGCAGAGTGTATGGCTACTGTTGGTGTTGTTGGAAATGAAGATTGGGCAAACGTCGTTATCGGTAAAGCGGGTCGTAACAGACACCGTGGTATTAGACCTCAAACTCGTGGTTCTGCTATGAACCCAGTAGATCACCCACATGGTGGTGGTGAGGGTAAAACCAACTCAGGACGTCATCCAGTAACTCCATGGGGACAACCAACAAAAGGTAGAAAAACTCGTAAGAAAAAAGCGAGCGACAAACTGATTATTTCTAGAAGAAAAGGAAAATAG
- the rpsS gene encoding 30S ribosomal protein S19, translating to MARSLKKGPFVDVHLLKKTIDAKETKSNKPIKTWSRRSTIIPDMIGLTFNVHNGRNFVPVYVTENHIGYKMGEFAPTRTFKGHKGSVQKKIGK from the coding sequence ATGGCTAGATCGCTAAAAAAAGGTCCTTTTGTTGATGTTCATTTGTTGAAAAAAACGATTGATGCAAAAGAGACAAAATCAAACAAGCCGATTAAGACATGGTCTCGTAGAAGTACTATTATTCCTGATATGATCGGTCTTACATTTAATGTCCATAACGGTAGAAACTTTGTTCCAGTTTACGTTACAGAGAACCATATCGGTTATAAAATGGGTGAATTTGCTCCAACTCGTACGTTCAAGGGTCACAAAGGCTCTGTTCAGAAAAAAATTGGTAAGTAG
- the rpsC gene encoding 30S ribosomal protein S3, translated as MGQKVNPIGLRLGINRNWDSRWFPGKQTLATNIGEDYKIRTFLKKELYYAGVSQILIERTAKKLRVTVVAARPGIIIGKKGSDIEKLRVKLTKLIDKDVNVNIKEERRPQASAQLCAENVAMQLERRVAFRRAMKKVIQGAQKSGAKGIKISVSGRLGGAEMARTEWYLEGRVPLHTLRAKIDYGFAEAHTTYGVIGVKVWIFKGEVLVKGLAPEKDEAPEKENSRKPRARKERGKN; from the coding sequence ATGGGTCAAAAAGTAAATCCGATTGGTTTAAGACTTGGTATTAATAGAAACTGGGATTCACGTTGGTTTCCAGGTAAACAAACCTTAGCTACAAACATAGGTGAAGATTACAAAATTAGAACATTTTTGAAAAAAGAGCTTTATTATGCAGGTGTAAGTCAAATTTTGATCGAGCGAACTGCTAAGAAGCTTAGAGTTACTGTTGTTGCTGCACGTCCTGGTATTATTATTGGTAAAAAGGGCTCTGATATTGAAAAATTAAGAGTTAAATTGACCAAACTTATTGACAAAGACGTTAATGTTAACATTAAAGAAGAGAGACGTCCTCAAGCTTCAGCACAACTTTGTGCAGAAAACGTTGCAATGCAACTTGAGCGTCGTGTAGCCTTTAGAAGAGCAATGAAAAAAGTGATTCAGGGTGCACAAAAATCTGGTGCTAAAGGTATTAAAATTTCTGTCTCTGGACGTCTTGGTGGCGCTGAGATGGCAAGAACTGAATGGTATCTTGAAGGACGCGTTCCACTTCATACGCTAAGAGCAAAAATCGATTACGGTTTTGCTGAAGCACACACAACATACGGTGTTATTGGTGTTAAAGTATGGATTTTCAAAGGTGAGGTTCTTGTAAAAGGTCTTGCTCCAGAAAAAGATGAAGCGCCTGAGAAAGAGAATTCACGTAAGCCTAGAGCACGTAAAGAGAGAGGTAAAAACTAA
- the rplP gene encoding 50S ribosomal protein L16 gives MLMPKRTKYKKQMKGRNRGEASSGASISFGEIGLKAVEAGRIDSRQIEAARIAYTRHVKRQAKTWIRVFPDKPLTAKPIETRMGKGKGSVDKWVMNIKPGRIIFEMAGVPEELAREALTLAMHKLPFKTKIVTRESENEVY, from the coding sequence ATGTTAATGCCTAAAAGAACGAAATATAAAAAGCAGATGAAAGGCCGCAACCGCGGTGAAGCCAGCAGTGGCGCATCAATCTCTTTTGGTGAAATCGGTCTCAAAGCTGTTGAAGCTGGACGTATTGATTCACGTCAAATTGAGGCTGCGAGGATTGCTTATACTAGACATGTTAAGCGTCAAGCTAAGACTTGGATTCGTGTATTCCCAGACAAACCATTAACTGCTAAGCCTATCGAAACACGTATGGGTAAAGGTAAAGGTTCTGTTGATAAGTGGGTTATGAATATTAAGCCTGGTAGAATTATTTTTGAAATGGCGGGTGTTCCTGAAGAGTTAGCGCGTGAAGCGTTGACACTTGCAATGCACAAATTGCCTTTCAAAACAAAGATTGTAACTCGAGAGAGCGAAAATGAAGTATATTGA
- the rpmC gene encoding 50S ribosomal protein L29: MKYIDLNGKSASELLELLKEKKVLLFTLRQKLKTMQLTNPNEIKEVRRDIARINTAISAQNK; encoded by the coding sequence ATGAAGTATATTGATTTAAACGGCAAAAGCGCGTCAGAGCTTTTAGAGTTGTTAAAAGAGAAAAAGGTTCTTTTGTTTACATTAAGACAAAAGTTAAAAACAATGCAACTTACTAATCCAAATGAGATTAAAGAAGTTAGAAGAGATATCGCACGTATTAATACGGCAATTTCTGCTCAAAACAAGTAG
- the rpsQ gene encoding 30S ribosomal protein S17, which produces MALKREIQGVVVQKTGDKTITVLVERRVMHPRYRKFVKRFKKYLVHDESNQVKIGDTISAIECRPLSKRKSFRLSAIVKVGVE; this is translated from the coding sequence ATGGCTTTAAAACGAGAGATTCAAGGCGTAGTTGTTCAGAAAACTGGTGATAAAACCATCACCGTTTTGGTAGAGAGACGTGTAATGCACCCAAGATATCGCAAGTTCGTTAAACGTTTCAAAAAATACCTAGTCCATGATGAGAGCAACCAAGTAAAAATCGGCGATACAATTAGCGCTATCGAGTGCAGACCACTTTCAAAAAGAAAGTCTTTTAGACTTAGCGCGATTGTTAAAGTGGGAGTTGAATAA
- the rplN gene encoding 50S ribosomal protein L14, which translates to MIQSFTRLAVADNSGAKEIMCIKVLGGSKRRYATVGDVIIASVKKALPSGKVKKGQVVKAVIVRTKKEIQRENGSLIRFDENAAVILDNKREPIGTRIFGPVGREVRYANFMKIVSLAPEVL; encoded by the coding sequence ATGATACAAAGTTTTACTAGATTAGCTGTTGCTGATAACAGTGGTGCTAAAGAGATCATGTGTATTAAAGTTCTTGGTGGTAGTAAACGTCGTTATGCAACTGTAGGTGATGTTATCATCGCTTCTGTCAAAAAAGCTTTACCAAGCGGTAAAGTAAAAAAAGGACAAGTTGTTAAAGCGGTTATTGTAAGAACAAAAAAAGAGATCCAAAGAGAAAATGGCTCATTGATTCGTTTTGATGAAAATGCTGCTGTTATTCTTGATAACAAAAGAGAGCCAATCGGTACACGTATTTTCGGACCAGTAGGTCGTGAAGTTCGTTATGCTAACTTTATGAAAATCGTATCTTTGGCACCGGAGGTACTATAA
- the rplX gene encoding 50S ribosomal protein L24, whose translation MATKMKIKKGDTVKVIAGDDKGKEAKVVQVLPKTSQVVVEGCKVVKKAIKPSESNPKGGFANLEKPIHVSNVAKVEGK comes from the coding sequence ATGGCGACTAAGATGAAAATTAAAAAAGGCGATACTGTTAAAGTAATCGCAGGCGACGATAAAGGTAAAGAGGCGAAAGTTGTTCAAGTTTTGCCAAAAACTTCACAAGTCGTTGTTGAAGGTTGCAAGGTAGTAAAAAAAGCCATTAAGCCAAGTGAGAGCAACCCTAAGGGTGGTTTTGCAAATCTTGAAAAACCAATTCATGTCTCTAACGTGGCTAAAGTAGAGGGTAAATAA